In a genomic window of Propionispora hippei DSM 15287:
- the bioD gene encoding dethiobiotin synthase: MGRGIFITATDTDIGKTYISGAIAAALRLRGINTGVMKPVASGAVYGEDGILRSEDASFLMEAAAFSEASRQEVNPVCLVPALTPAVAAVESGTVIEPKQLVKACKSMLRKKEFTIIEGVGGILAPIWEDYLVADMVRDLALPVLVITRPNLGTINHTVLTVDYAQRHGIQVRGIIVNHWNQEQISVKERSNLEYIERLGKVPVLGTFPTVAGLVAGEQVMRQLGDLAEQHLAIDRILGFGGGDEHDGHGA, encoded by the coding sequence ATGGGTAGAGGAATATTTATCACAGCCACCGATACGGATATCGGTAAAACCTATATTAGCGGAGCGATAGCGGCGGCTTTACGACTACGTGGTATAAACACCGGAGTAATGAAGCCCGTAGCCTCCGGTGCGGTATATGGGGAAGACGGGATTTTGCGTTCGGAAGATGCCAGTTTTTTAATGGAAGCAGCCGCTTTTTCCGAAGCAAGCAGGCAGGAGGTAAACCCGGTTTGTTTAGTTCCTGCCTTGACGCCGGCGGTAGCAGCAGTTGAATCAGGCACGGTCATTGAACCTAAACAGTTAGTTAAAGCCTGTAAGAGTATGCTGCGCAAAAAAGAATTTACTATCATCGAAGGGGTGGGTGGAATCTTGGCCCCTATTTGGGAAGATTATTTGGTAGCCGATATGGTACGTGACCTTGCCCTGCCGGTGCTTGTGATTACCCGGCCTAATTTAGGCACGATCAATCATACGGTGCTTACTGTTGATTATGCCCAAAGGCATGGAATCCAGGTAAGGGGAATCATCGTCAATCATTGGAATCAGGAGCAAATTAGCGTAAAAGAACGCAGCAATTTGGAGTATATTGAGCGTTTAGGCAAAGTGCCGGTATTAGGAACGTTCCCCACAGTAGCCGGCCTTGTGGCTGGTGAACAAGTTATGCGCCAATTAGGTGATTTGGCGGAACAGCATCTGGCTATTGACAGGATTCTTGGTTTTGGAGGAGGAGATGAGCATGATGGACACGGAGCGTAA
- a CDS encoding aminotransferase class I/II-fold pyridoxal phosphate-dependent enzyme, whose translation MQAAKLYGTGAGGARLTTGTYPLLEQLEKELAIFKETQASLLFNTGYMANIGVISSLAGPEDVIFSDQLNHASIIDGCRLSRAKTVIYRHKDMEDLYRLLKDTPCTGNRFIITDGVFSMDGDISPLNHIVDLAQSCGAIVMVDDAHATGVLGAGGKGSASYFGLTGQVHIQIGTLSKALGAEGGFVAGSSLLIEYIKNTARSFIFSTAPAPAAMGGALAALRRLVAEPQLVERLFANARYVREGLREAGVPLDTGTTPIIPIMLGEAEKAVWLMNKLKRSGIIVTAIRPPSVPDGTSRLRLTVSAVHERNQLSKAVESIKAAYRKMNK comes from the coding sequence ATGCAGGCTGCTAAATTGTATGGAACCGGTGCGGGAGGAGCAAGACTTACGACGGGCACCTACCCTCTTTTGGAGCAGTTGGAAAAGGAACTGGCTATTTTTAAAGAAACTCAAGCATCACTGCTGTTTAATACCGGCTATATGGCTAATATAGGAGTTATTAGTAGTTTGGCCGGTCCGGAAGATGTAATTTTTAGCGATCAGCTAAATCATGCAAGTATTATTGACGGTTGCCGGTTATCACGGGCAAAAACTGTTATATACCGTCATAAGGATATGGAAGATCTGTACCGGTTATTGAAGGATACCCCCTGTACAGGTAACCGGTTTATCATAACCGACGGTGTATTTAGTATGGATGGAGATATTTCGCCACTAAATCATATTGTGGATTTGGCCCAAAGCTGTGGAGCTATAGTTATGGTTGATGATGCGCATGCAACTGGAGTTCTTGGAGCCGGAGGAAAAGGAAGTGCTTCCTATTTCGGCCTTACAGGGCAGGTTCATATCCAAATTGGTACACTTAGCAAGGCTTTGGGCGCAGAAGGCGGTTTTGTAGCCGGATCGAGCTTGCTGATTGAGTATATAAAAAATACGGCCCGCAGTTTTATTTTTTCAACAGCCCCGGCACCTGCTGCGATGGGCGGAGCTTTGGCTGCGCTACGCCGGCTTGTTGCTGAGCCTCAATTGGTTGAACGACTGTTTGCTAATGCCAGGTATGTAAGAGAAGGTCTGCGGGAAGCCGGTGTTCCCCTTGATACCGGTACGACACCCATTATTCCTATTATGCTCGGCGAAGCAGAAAAAGCGGTTTGGCTCATGAATAAGCTAAAGCGCAGTGGCATTATTGTAACGGCCATCCGTCCTCCCAGTGTTCCGGATGGCACAAGCCGGTTGCGATTAACAGTAAGTGCCGTCCATGAGAGGAACCAATTATCCAAGGCTGTCGAGAGCATCAAGGCAGCTTACAGAAAAATGAATAAGTGA
- the purB gene encoding adenylosuccinate lyase, with product MTIKALSPLDGRYGAIAKPLGDFFSEWALLKYRTHVEIEWLIAMAAQPEFPEVRPLTAGEVHFLRNIVTDFDENAAGRIKEIERTTNHDVKAVEYFIRETLSESSLSDVIEFIHFSCTSEDINNLSYALMLKHGIQDVWLPAAEKLVAAVTEKAEELKDVAMLAHTHGQPASPTTLGKELAVFIYRWNRQLKQIRALEYLGKFNGAVGNFNAHAIAYPEADWETVSRTFVEGLGLIYNPLTTQIESHDYVAECFHAINRFNNIVLDFNRDMWLYISLGYFKQKTVKGEVGSSTMPHKVNPIDFENSEANLGLSNALLDHLANKLPISRLQRDLSDSSAQRNIGAAIGYSHLALVYAAKGFAKTSVNADAINAHLANAWEVISEAVQTVMRKHGHTNPYDKLKEITRGKTIGEAEIKEFITSIDLPAEAKARLLALTPCSYIGIAASLVKHSKS from the coding sequence ATGACTATTAAAGCATTAAGTCCGCTTGACGGACGTTATGGAGCCATTGCAAAACCATTAGGTGATTTTTTCTCGGAGTGGGCATTACTAAAATACCGGACCCATGTAGAAATTGAATGGCTTATCGCGATGGCGGCCCAGCCCGAATTTCCGGAAGTCCGCCCGCTAACTGCCGGCGAAGTGCATTTCTTGCGCAATATCGTTACTGATTTTGATGAGAACGCTGCCGGGCGAATCAAAGAAATTGAAAGAACGACCAATCATGATGTAAAGGCGGTTGAATATTTCATACGGGAAACTCTGTCGGAAAGCTCACTGTCCGATGTAATCGAGTTCATTCATTTTTCCTGTACATCGGAAGATATCAACAACCTGTCCTACGCTTTAATGCTAAAACATGGTATCCAGGATGTCTGGCTGCCGGCAGCCGAAAAATTGGTCGCCGCCGTAACAGAGAAGGCGGAGGAGTTAAAGGATGTGGCTATGCTCGCCCATACCCACGGGCAACCGGCCTCTCCTACCACGTTAGGTAAAGAACTGGCTGTATTTATCTATCGCTGGAACCGCCAGTTAAAGCAAATCCGCGCGCTGGAATATCTGGGGAAATTCAATGGAGCCGTTGGCAACTTTAATGCACATGCGATTGCTTACCCGGAAGCAGACTGGGAAACTGTGTCCAGAACCTTCGTCGAAGGTCTGGGATTAATTTACAATCCACTGACCACACAAATCGAATCCCATGATTATGTCGCCGAATGTTTTCATGCGATTAACCGTTTTAATAACATCGTTCTCGACTTTAACCGCGATATGTGGCTTTACATTTCACTCGGGTATTTCAAACAAAAAACCGTCAAAGGCGAGGTTGGTTCTTCCACCATGCCGCACAAAGTCAATCCTATTGATTTTGAAAATTCAGAAGCCAATTTGGGCTTAAGTAATGCGTTATTAGATCACCTTGCCAATAAATTACCAATTTCCCGTTTACAAAGAGATCTAAGCGACTCCTCGGCACAACGAAATATAGGAGCAGCTATCGGTTATTCTCATTTGGCCTTGGTGTATGCCGCCAAGGGTTTCGCCAAAACTTCGGTTAATGCCGATGCAATTAACGCCCATCTCGCCAATGCCTGGGAAGTAATCTCCGAAGCGGTACAAACGGTTATGCGCAAGCACGGCCATACAAACCCTTATGATAAATTAAAGGAAATAACTCGCGGCAAAACTATTGGTGAAGCGGAAATTAAAGAATTTATCACCAGCATTGACCTGCCGGCAGAGGCCAAAGCCCGTCTATTGGCCCTAACACCTTGCTCCTACATCGGCATAGCTGCCAGCCTCGTTAAGCACAGTAAGTCTTAA
- a CDS encoding DUF1848 domain-containing protein, producing MIISASRRTDIPAFYSDWFVNRLREGFVYVRNPMNFRQISHISLKPEMVGCIVFWTKNALPLLTKLPVIDAMGFAYYFQFTITPYDAKLERHVPVKHEIIEGFKRLSDTIGKERVVWRYDPVIVTGPFSVNKHLECFSVLCQSLRNYTERCVFSYVDVYGKQKSRQEGAAIVELEDEARQTIARGFADIARENRLILQVCVEDLDRQRYNISGAACIDQGIIETVTGYKLKPKRDNNQRSGCRCLESVDIGAYNSCRHGCSYCYAVDDGACKNSVYHQTHSPLLLGQVEAGDRIIPRKMTVLRDKQAALFKL from the coding sequence ATGATTATCAGTGCCAGCCGACGGACAGACATCCCGGCTTTTTACTCGGATTGGTTTGTCAATCGCTTGCGTGAAGGTTTTGTCTATGTGCGCAATCCGATGAATTTCCGTCAGATATCCCACATTTCACTGAAGCCGGAAATGGTTGGCTGTATTGTTTTCTGGACCAAGAATGCTTTGCCGTTGCTTACGAAATTGCCTGTTATTGATGCTATGGGGTTTGCGTATTATTTTCAGTTTACGATTACGCCTTACGATGCAAAACTGGAACGTCACGTACCTGTCAAACATGAAATTATCGAAGGCTTTAAACGTTTAAGTGATACCATTGGCAAAGAGAGAGTAGTCTGGCGTTACGATCCGGTGATTGTCACGGGACCCTTTTCTGTAAACAAACATCTGGAATGTTTTTCTGTCTTGTGCCAGTCTTTGCGAAACTATACGGAGCGCTGCGTTTTTAGTTATGTTGATGTGTATGGCAAGCAAAAGAGCAGACAGGAAGGGGCAGCGATTGTTGAGCTGGAGGATGAAGCGAGGCAGACGATTGCACGAGGGTTTGCCGATATTGCCAGAGAGAACCGGCTTATTTTGCAGGTTTGTGTGGAGGACCTGGATCGGCAGCGATATAATATAAGCGGGGCCGCTTGTATCGACCAGGGAATTATTGAGACAGTAACCGGGTATAAATTGAAGCCCAAGAGGGATAACAATCAAAGAAGTGGTTGCCGTTGCCTTGAAAGCGTGGATATTGGCGCGTATAATAGCTGCCGGCACGGCTGTAGCTATTGCTATGCGGTGGATGATGGGGCCTGTAAAAATTCAGTTTACCATCAAACCCATTCTCCGTTGCTGCTGGGGCAAGTAGAGGCCGGGGACCGTATCATTCCGAGGAAGATGACTGTTTTACGGGATAAGCAGGCAGCGTTGTTTAAGCTATAA
- a CDS encoding PAS domain S-box protein — protein sequence MRKEMEEEINEILRELYQVIKGKDVTNGDSACAGKHPEFVKLKNELLLLRSFTDTLAKGDLSSTINLRGYWPGALKALQSNLRHLTWQTGMVASGDYSQRVDFMGDFSIAFNSMVLGLKDAAENERRYIAELEKQQEIIRESERKYKFIAENTGDVIWLLDTGGIIRYISPSVEKLLGFAAVELEGENSEQTTLTFLWNAFQKITTDNIQWHSSKVPFIVEEEQLRKDRKVIWLESSISIARDQAGAHIGYIGVTRNISERKRNESLLYQAYERKKRSEFFNKLAVRNDINDLELQEYSEKNKLHIPKDFSLLFFEVDTIPGVSDTADHHYHKQQLVDFLIDILNKKNNTIAWETDIGIVVLSDFASCPNHKERETELAESYVAYIGAYVRNIHVTAGIGNYVEGWSGLANRLNNAKTSVRIGKQVWPERHIYHYENCGIYQVLAPFAVTDGAVDYVHQMIGPLLPHPNLLETLEKILSGLSFKEIGTQLYLHHKTIQLRKQRIEQILNTSLDCYETRTALATALQLLKILKLG from the coding sequence GTGCGTAAAGAAATGGAAGAAGAAATCAATGAAATACTGAGAGAGTTATATCAGGTGATAAAGGGAAAAGACGTGACAAACGGTGATTCTGCCTGCGCGGGAAAACATCCGGAGTTTGTCAAGCTGAAAAACGAGCTTCTCTTGCTTAGATCCTTTACTGATACACTTGCTAAAGGTGATTTGTCTTCTACAATAAACTTACGCGGATATTGGCCGGGTGCGTTAAAGGCCCTGCAGTCCAATCTGCGCCATTTGACTTGGCAAACAGGGATGGTTGCTTCCGGTGATTATAGCCAACGGGTTGATTTTATGGGAGACTTTTCCATTGCGTTTAATAGCATGGTGCTTGGTTTAAAAGATGCGGCAGAAAATGAGCGACGCTATATTGCAGAGCTTGAAAAACAACAGGAAATCATTCGGGAAAGTGAACGAAAATATAAATTTATTGCTGAAAATACGGGGGACGTAATCTGGCTGTTGGATACCGGCGGCATTATCCGATATATAAGTCCCTCGGTTGAGAAATTGTTAGGGTTTGCAGCAGTTGAACTAGAGGGGGAAAATTCGGAGCAAACGACACTTACCTTTTTGTGGAATGCTTTTCAGAAGATCACGACTGACAACATTCAATGGCACAGCAGTAAAGTACCGTTCATTGTGGAAGAGGAACAACTGCGAAAAGACCGGAAAGTGATCTGGCTTGAATCTTCCATAAGCATTGCCCGGGATCAGGCGGGTGCCCATATTGGCTATATTGGTGTTACCCGTAATATTAGTGAAAGAAAAAGAAATGAGAGTCTGCTATATCAGGCGTATGAAAGAAAAAAGAGAAGTGAGTTTTTTAATAAACTGGCTGTCCGGAATGATATAAATGATCTGGAGCTGCAGGAGTATAGTGAAAAAAACAAGCTTCATATTCCCAAAGATTTTTCTTTATTGTTTTTCGAAGTAGATACTATACCGGGAGTGTCTGATACAGCCGATCATCATTACCATAAGCAGCAGCTCGTAGATTTCTTGATCGATATATTAAATAAGAAGAATAATACGATTGCCTGGGAGACAGACATTGGTATTGTAGTCCTTAGTGATTTTGCTTCATGTCCCAACCATAAAGAACGGGAAACCGAACTGGCGGAAAGTTATGTAGCTTATATCGGTGCCTATGTCCGGAATATTCATGTTACAGCGGGGATTGGAAACTATGTAGAAGGTTGGTCAGGCTTAGCTAACCGGTTAAACAATGCGAAGACTTCGGTACGGATTGGTAAACAGGTTTGGCCGGAAAGACATATTTATCATTATGAAAATTGCGGGATTTATCAGGTACTTGCTCCTTTTGCCGTTACTGACGGAGCTGTTGATTATGTGCATCAAATGATCGGCCCATTACTGCCGCACCCTAATTTATTGGAGACACTGGAAAAGATTTTATCAGGTCTAAGTTTCAAGGAGATTGGTACACAGCTATATTTGCATCATAAGACTATTCAGCTCAGAAAGCAGCGGATTGAACAAATTCTAAATACATCGCTTGATTGTTATGAGACGCGGACTGCGTTGGCTACAGCTCTCCAGCTGTTGAAGATTTTAAAACTTGGCTGA
- a CDS encoding V4R domain-containing protein, whose protein sequence is MKRKYEFQWELLGDLAAGRPNLGPMVSTDVYRLMQFCFRDVLEKHYGTEMVDTLFYESGLLAGKQFYQNVIRDVKDFNSFIQAIQTALADKKIGILRVESADHENGKYVMSISEDLDCSGLPELDYEVCVYDEGFIAGLLEGFTGKQYSVKEIDCWCTGDRTCRFTAEISVK, encoded by the coding sequence ATGAAGCGAAAATATGAATTTCAATGGGAATTGCTTGGCGATCTTGCTGCCGGCAGGCCGAACCTGGGGCCGATGGTTAGCACTGATGTATACAGACTTATGCAGTTTTGTTTTCGCGATGTGCTTGAGAAACATTACGGAACGGAAATGGTCGATACCTTGTTCTATGAGTCAGGGTTGCTGGCGGGAAAACAATTCTACCAGAACGTTATTAGGGATGTAAAAGATTTCAACAGTTTTATTCAGGCAATACAAACAGCCCTGGCGGATAAGAAAATCGGAATTCTACGGGTTGAATCGGCTGATCATGAAAACGGAAAATATGTAATGAGCATTTCCGAGGACTTGGATTGTTCCGGATTGCCGGAATTGGATTATGAAGTATGCGTTTATGATGAAGGTTTTATTGCCGGGCTTCTGGAAGGGTTTACCGGCAAGCAGTATAGTGTTAAGGAGATTGACTGTTGGTGTACAGGTGACAGGACTTGCCGGTTCACTGCTGAAATATCCGTGAAGTGA
- a CDS encoding DUF429 domain-containing protein: MEARMGGTCWVGIDSCKRVGKYRGWAVFWHDLSGRYGFADYPDITQLMAEHDAAECLLIDIPIGLPETSQQNAARPDQKLRSRLPGKASSVFNTPCRQAVYARDKQSAKACNLQVLQKSLSEQSLGFTPKIREVDQFLLEQPQYIGRLRESHPEFGFAILNGNKPLVSKKTFPEGLKERTQLLSEYFIQAGQAMTEIENRYPKQLLDDFIDAMVLSVIGRLGMQYGFSTIPQRPVGDSRGIPMEIVYCEPCLK; the protein is encoded by the coding sequence ATGGAAGCAAGAATGGGCGGTACCTGCTGGGTAGGTATTGACAGTTGCAAACGAGTGGGAAAATATCGGGGCTGGGCAGTGTTTTGGCACGACCTGTCCGGCCGGTATGGTTTTGCCGATTATCCGGATATTACCCAACTGATGGCAGAGCATGACGCTGCCGAATGTCTGCTTATCGACATCCCGATTGGGTTACCGGAAACCAGTCAGCAGAATGCGGCTAGACCGGATCAGAAATTAAGGAGTAGGCTGCCGGGAAAGGCATCCAGTGTGTTTAATACTCCCTGCCGTCAGGCCGTTTACGCCAGGGACAAGCAGAGCGCCAAGGCTTGCAATTTGCAGGTTCTTCAAAAAAGTCTGTCCGAACAGTCACTGGGGTTTACGCCAAAGATTCGCGAGGTGGATCAATTTTTACTGGAGCAGCCTCAATACATCGGCCGACTGCGGGAATCGCATCCAGAGTTCGGTTTTGCTATATTAAACGGTAATAAACCGCTGGTGAGCAAGAAAACCTTCCCAGAGGGACTTAAAGAGAGAACACAGTTGCTTTCAGAGTATTTTATACAAGCCGGACAGGCCATGACTGAAATCGAAAACCGTTATCCCAAACAATTACTGGATGATTTTATAGATGCCATGGTATTGTCGGTTATTGGCCGGCTTGGTATGCAGTATGGTTTTTCTACTATTCCTCAACGGCCGGTAGGAGATAGCAGAGGAATCCCGATGGAGATTGTATACTGTGAGCCGTGCTTAAAATAA
- a CDS encoding DNRLRE domain-containing protein, giving the protein MAVVNIPASKSLTLSSKTPLKNIKRNKIFIGSQGRYVYYSYLFFNMDMIPDNISLLAARLVLFKTDKLQETRQFAIYPLLQEFCSLTSYLYSCPFEVCPTLRRTFNVFASDIVVETDITGLVGRWLDNTLVNRGIAIIEEKFNSRMTGRTSFGSAYCKDKTLIPYIRVAYKEKEGSPYFPIPNIGYCATVIPCKS; this is encoded by the coding sequence ATGGCAGTTGTCAATATTCCAGCCAGTAAAAGTCTTACTTTATCAAGTAAAACTCCTTTGAAAAATATAAAAAGAAACAAAATTTTTATCGGGAGCCAGGGAAGATATGTGTATTATAGTTACCTCTTTTTTAATATGGATATGATTCCAGACAATATTTCTTTATTGGCTGCTAGGTTGGTCTTGTTTAAAACCGATAAGTTACAGGAAACAAGGCAGTTTGCCATTTATCCACTGCTGCAGGAATTTTGTTCGTTAACATCCTATTTGTATAGTTGCCCTTTTGAGGTATGCCCAACGCTAAGACGAACCTTTAATGTGTTTGCAAGTGATATCGTCGTTGAAACAGATATTACCGGGTTGGTTGGTAGATGGCTTGACAATACGCTGGTGAACAGGGGAATCGCGATTATTGAGGAAAAATTCAATTCTCGAATGACCGGACGTACATCCTTCGGTTCAGCGTACTGTAAAGATAAAACATTGATACCCTATATAAGAGTTGCGTATAAAGAAAAGGAAGGATCTCCTTATTTTCCTATACCCAATATCGGCTATTGTGCTACTGTTATTCCTTGCAAATCATAA
- a CDS encoding cob(I)yrinic acid a,c-diamide adenosyltransferase, producing the protein MKGYVQVYTGNGKGKTTAAIGLSIRALGAGLKVMFLQFMKSLAYSEQNILAGFEPNLQLKTVGKPFFIAMEGMLTEEELVKWQDKVVVFPPGKPPKEYLALIAAGMSEAKQAVQSGEYDLVVLDEINCALHFGLISWEALHELINAKAPNTELVLTGRGARRELIECADLVTEMKEVKHYYATQGLEARLGIEN; encoded by the coding sequence ATGAAGGGATATGTACAGGTCTATACGGGAAATGGCAAGGGAAAAACTACTGCCGCAATTGGGCTTTCCATCAGAGCGCTGGGCGCTGGACTTAAGGTCATGTTTTTGCAATTTATGAAATCCCTTGCCTATAGCGAACAAAATATATTAGCCGGCTTTGAGCCCAATCTCCAGCTTAAAACAGTAGGAAAACCGTTTTTTATTGCCATGGAAGGAATGCTGACGGAAGAAGAACTGGTAAAGTGGCAGGACAAAGTCGTCGTGTTTCCGCCCGGTAAGCCTCCCAAGGAGTATCTGGCTTTGATTGCAGCAGGTATGAGTGAAGCAAAGCAGGCGGTTCAAAGTGGTGAATACGACTTAGTGGTATTGGATGAGATTAATTGTGCCCTTCATTTTGGATTAATTTCCTGGGAAGCGCTGCATGAACTTATTAATGCAAAGGCACCTAATACAGAACTTGTTTTAACCGGACGTGGTGCCAGGCGAGAGTTGATAGAATGCGCCGATCTGGTGACTGAAATGAAGGAAGTTAAGCATTATTATGCGACACAAGGACTAGAGGCGCGTCTGGGCATTGAAAATTGA
- a CDS encoding DUF512 domain-containing protein, which produces MMNNKIAKIINESIAEELEIEVGDRLISINGTEIKDIIDYKFLMADDYIEVEIEKTNGEIWTLEVEKDYQEDLGIEFESGIMDEARSCHNKCLFCFIDQLPRGMRETLYFKDDDSRLSFLQGNFVTLTNMSDKDLERIIQYRISPINVSVHTTNAELRKKMLNNRFAGNIYDRLGKLADAGITMNCQIVLCPGYNNGEELIKTVNDLFKLYPSVENVAAVPVGVTKFRKNMREITLYNAESAKAELENVSTFQQKALLEAETPFIRLADEFYVLSGTEIPATEFYGDFDQIEDGIGMIRFFRDSITKNLKRLNQKGKGSFSFITGVSAYNEIVWAAKAIEKRNDRVKINVHKVANDFFGQTITVAGLLTGQDIMKQIQQDQVLDYIIMPKNMFKSDENMMLDDVTAVDLEKYFNKKILICDFTGEDLIQLINEHM; this is translated from the coding sequence ATGATGAATAATAAAATAGCAAAGATTATAAATGAAAGTATTGCCGAGGAATTAGAGATAGAAGTTGGCGATAGATTAATTAGTATAAATGGAACTGAGATTAAGGATATAATCGACTATAAGTTTTTAATGGCCGACGATTATATAGAAGTTGAAATAGAAAAGACAAATGGGGAAATTTGGACTCTTGAAGTTGAAAAAGATTATCAAGAGGATTTGGGCATTGAGTTTGAGAGTGGAATTATGGACGAGGCTCGAAGTTGTCATAATAAGTGCCTTTTTTGTTTTATTGATCAGTTGCCCAGGGGAATGCGGGAAACACTATACTTTAAAGACGATGATTCAAGATTATCCTTTCTTCAAGGGAATTTTGTCACGTTAACTAATATGTCAGATAAAGATTTAGAAAGAATTATTCAATACAGAATTAGCCCTATCAATGTTTCCGTACATACAACTAATGCGGAACTTAGAAAAAAAATGCTGAATAACAGGTTTGCAGGAAACATTTATGATAGACTTGGGAAATTAGCGGATGCAGGAATTACTATGAATTGTCAGATCGTATTATGTCCTGGCTATAATAATGGGGAAGAATTAATTAAAACAGTAAATGATTTGTTTAAATTATACCCTTCCGTGGAAAACGTAGCTGCCGTACCGGTCGGGGTTACTAAGTTTAGGAAAAATATGAGAGAAATAACCTTGTATAATGCTGAGAGTGCTAAAGCAGAACTTGAGAATGTTAGTACGTTTCAGCAAAAGGCTCTGCTGGAAGCTGAAACTCCTTTTATTCGATTGGCCGATGAGTTTTATGTACTTTCGGGAACTGAAATTCCGGCGACCGAATTTTATGGAGATTTTGACCAAATTGAAGATGGGATCGGAATGATCCGTTTTTTTAGAGATAGTATCACTAAAAATCTAAAAAGGCTTAACCAGAAAGGTAAAGGTTCATTCAGTTTCATTACAGGTGTCTCGGCCTATAATGAAATAGTATGGGCTGCAAAAGCGATTGAGAAAAGAAATGACAGAGTCAAAATTAATGTTCATAAAGTTGCGAATGATTTTTTTGGACAAACCATCACCGTGGCTGGACTATTGACTGGGCAGGATATTATGAAACAGATACAGCAGGATCAGGTTTTAGACTATATAATAATGCCGAAGAATATGTTTAAGAGTGACGAAAATATGATGTTAGATGATGTTACTGCTGTTGATTTGGAAAAATACTTTAATAAAAAGATTTTAATCTGTGATTTTACGGGGGAAGACCTGATTCAACTCATTAATGAGCACATGTAG